Genomic segment of Microbacterium hydrocarbonoxydans:
TCGACCGTCTCGAGCGCGATCAGAGGCTTGTTCAGGCGCAGACGCGACATCATGCGCAGCTGTGGCAGGGCTCGTTCCTCGGCCTCCTGCTGCGTCGGCGCGGCGACGACGTTGACCGTGAGGAACGTGCGCGGTTCGGGGTGCTCCTCGCTCGGCTGGTAGCCGGTGCGGTAGAGATCGAGTGCGCGCTCGAGGCCCTGCCCCGAGAAGTGGTTCGCGAAGACATAGGGCAGCCCGTGGGATGCCGCGAGCTGGGCCGAGTAGTCGCTCGATCCGAGCAGCCAGACCTCGGGGCTTCCGCCGGCGGCCGGTGTCGCGTGCACGGTGTACTCGCCGCCCGAGGTGAACCGCACCGTGGCACCCTCGCCCGAGATGAGGGCGGCGATGTCCTGCACGTTGCGCGGGAACTGCTCGACATCGCTGGTCGTGCCTGATCCACGCAGCAGCTGGGTGATGACGGGGTCGCTGCCGGGTGCGCGGCCGAGGCCGAGGTCGATGCGGCCGGGGGCGATGGCCTCGAGGGCGGCGAACTGCTCGGCGACGATCAGCGGGGCGTGGTTCGGCAGCATCACGCCGCCCGAGCCGAGGCGGATCTGCGTCGTGCGCATCGCGGCGGCGGCGATCAGCACCGGGGGAGTGGTGGATGCCACGGCCGGCATGTTGTGGTGCTCGGCGAACCAGTAGCGGCGGTAGCCGAGGCGGTCGGCGACAGCGGCGAGATCGAGGGACGAGGAGATCGCCTCGGCGCTGGTCTGGCCGGTGCGAACCGGGACGAGGTCGAGAACGGAGAGCGCGGTGGAAGTCATCCCCGAATGCAACGGCGGGGGCGGGCGGGGCATTCCCGCCCGCCCCATCGTCGCCGATGCATCTCAGGCCGCGACGAGACCAGCGGATGCCGAGGGCGCGAACTCCTCGGTCAGCGCGCGGCGTGTGAGGCGGTAGCGGATGTGCCAGGCGGCGCTGAAGCTCTGCTCGGGAAGCTGTGCGAGGGCTGCGCGGTCATCGTGGCCGAGGCCGTCGCGGGCTGCTTCACGCAGCAGGTCGTCTCGGGTCGCCGGGTACTCCATGCTGCGAAGGAACCGGTCGAGATCGGGGGAGGTGTGCATGGGATCGTCCTTTCCGAATCGGGGACGGGGTGGGCCGGGATGCTCGCCCCGGCCCACCCGCGGTTCAGGCGGTGATCGACTGTCGGCTGTCGATCGACTCGACCTGGATCTTGCGTGGCTTCGCGCGCTCGCTCACCGGGATGATCACCGACAGCACGCCGCTCTCGTACGAGGCGCTGATCCCGTCGAGGTCGACACCGTCGCCGAGCGTGAACTGGCGGAGGAACGAGCCCGCTCCGCGCTCACGGGCGAGCCAGCGCACGCCTTCGCGGCCGTCGGCCGTGCGCTGGGCGCGGATCGTGAGCTGCCCGCCGTCGAGGTCGACGTCGATCGACCCCGGATCGATGCCGGGGAGGTCGGCGTGCAGGACATACCTGTCGCCGTCGCGGAAGAGGTCCACCGGCATGAGACGCGGTGCGCGGACGGAGTCCAGCACGCTCGCGGCGAAGCGGTCGAGCTGACTGAACGGATCGAGTGACATGGCCATGAGTGTCTCCTTTCGTGTGGCCCGGCTGGGCAGGTTTGGTGCGGATTATCTGCATCCGCTGCTATAGATTTTTTATAGAACACGTCGAGATAGAATGCAAGTCCCACAAGAGGGAGGTGCCGATGACCGATCGCGATCCGAGCATGCCGGTGTACGGCATCGCCGTCGCCGCGCAGCTCAGCGGGGTCCCCGAGGCGAGCCTGAGACTCTTCGAGGCGAAGGGTCTGGTCACGCCCGCACGCAGCGACGGCGGCACCCGCCGCTACAGCGATGACGACCTCGAGCGCATCCGCCGGGTGACGGGGCTGCGGGTCGAGGGCATCAACATCGTCGGCATCCGACGCGTGCTCGATCTGGAGGACGAGAACGCCGGGCTCCGCGACGAGCTCGCCGACGACCGCCCCTGATCGACGCGCCTCGAGAGGCGCCGAGGCGCCTGCGACTGCCACAGGAGGGCAGTAATTTAAGAGCATGGATGCCGAGATCTTCTACGTGCTCGTCGGTGCTGTCGTCGTGGCGGCGATCGCCCGGTGGCGCGGATGGCCGGCACCCCTTCTCGTCACGGTGGTGGCGCTCGCGGCATCCTTCCTGCCCTTCGTTCCCGAGGTCGAGATCGACGGCCACCTGCTGCTGAACCTCGTGCTGCCGCCGCTGCTGTACTCGGCCGCGCTCGACGTCTCGTTCGTGGGCTTCAAGCGCAGCCTGCCGCAGATCCGACGACTCGGCATCACCCTCGTGCTGCTCACCGCCGTGGTGGTCGGGCTCGTGGCCTGGTGGATCCTTCCGTCGCTCACGCTGCCCGGCGCTCTGCTGCTCGGTGCCATCGTCGCCCCGCCCGACGCGGTCTCGGCCGCCGCGATCGGCCGCAAGCTCGGTCTGCCGCGCCGCATCATGACGGTGCTGTCGGGGGAGAGCCTGATCAACGACGCGACCTCGCTCACCCTCTACCGCGTGTTCGCGGCGATCATCGCCGGTGCCACATTGACGGTCTGGGACGGCATCTGGCAGTTCCTCCTCGCGGTCGGCGTCGGTGTGGCGGTCGGACTCGTGTTCGGCATCGTGCTGCACCAGCTGCGCATGCGCATCAGCGACCCGGTCGTGATCGGCACCTTCGGCCTGCTCGCACCCTTCGGCGCGTACGCGATCGCCGAGCACCTGCTGGGTTCGGGTGTGCTCGCCGTCGTCGCGATGGGCCTCTATGTCGGCTACAACTCCCCGCGCACCGACTACACGACCCGTCAGCAGGAGGCCCCGCTCTGGCTCTCGGCCGACCTGCTGCTCGAGAGCTTCGTGTTCGCCTACATCGGCCTGCAGTTCCCGCGCGTGCTCAGCGATCTCGGCGGCGAAGAAGTCGGACGCATCCTGGCACTGTCGGGCGTCGTGCTCGTCGTCGTGCTGGTCGTGCGCCCGCTCTATGTCTATCCGGCGAATCTCTGGGCGAACTTCCAAGACCGCAGGAGGCTCGAACGCTGGGACCGTACGGTCGAATCCGGCGCCTTCGACGAACGCCGCCGCGACTCGAAGCGCTGGAAGCAGTACAGCGCCGAAGAGCTGCGGTCCAAGATCGTGCGCGACCGCATGGCCGGCCTGCAGCTGACCTGGAAGGACAATGCCGTCATCTCGTGGGCGGGGATGCGCGGTGTCGTCACGCTGGCGACCGCGCTCGCCGCAGCAGACCTCGCCGCGCTCGACACCGAGCCCTCGCACGCGATCGTGGTCGTGGCCTTCGTCGTGACCGTGGGCACGCTGCTGCTGCAGGGGCTCACTCTGCCGCTGCTGATCAGAGGACTCGGCATCGCGAGCGACGTCGACGATCACGAAGACGAGCAGGCGATCGCCGAGGTCAAGGCCAAGAGTCGCGAGGCGGGCAAGGCGTATCTGGCCGAGAAGCGCGTCGAGTGGGAGGCGAAGTACGGCACCGTCGACATCGGGGTGTTCGATTCGTTCACGAAGCGCATGACCCGTGTCGAGAAGGACACCGACGAGGCTCAGCAGGTCGAGGACGCCGTCGCACGGCCGTCGTACGACGACCTCGCGTCCCTCACCCGCGGGTGGCTGCAGGTGCGCCGCGAGATACTGCTCGCCGAGCGCGATGCCGGCAACCTCGACGAAGAGGTCATGCGCGAGCTCATGACCGCGATGGATGCCGAAGAGCTGGCCCTCGACACGCGCGCAGCCACGCGTCAACCCGGGCGCGCGTAGCCCGCAAGACGAACGCCTCGTCCCGGAGGCGGGACGAGGCGCTCGGTCGGCGAAGGAGGCAGGTCAGCGGGTGCCGGCCGGCTCGTTCCGGGATGTCGCGGCAGCTGCCTCGGCATCCGCTTCAGCATCCGTGTCGTCGTCGGCCGAGTCGTCGGCGAACGGCAGGCCCTCGCGGGGTGCGTTGTAGAGCTCCTCGTCGAGGATGCCCTCGCGCTTCGCGACGATGGTGGGCACGAGCGCCTGGCCCGCGACGTTGACGGCGGTGCGACCCATGTCGAGGATCGGGTCGATCGCGAGCAGCAGGCCCACACCCTCGAGCGGCAGGCCGAGGGTCGACAGCGTCAGAGTGAGCATGACGGTCGCGCCGGTGGTGCCCGCGGTCGCCGCAGAGCCGACGACCGAGACGAGCACGATCAGCAGGTACTGCACGAGGGTGAGCTCGATGCCGAAGAACTGGGCGACGAAGATCGCAGCGATGGCCGGGTAGATCGCTGCGCAGCCGTCCATCTTGGTGGTCGCGCCGAACGGCACGGCGAATGAGGCGTACGAGCGGGGCACGCCGAGGTTGCGCTCGGTCACACGCTCGGTGAGGGGCAGCGTGCCGATCGACGAGCGGCTGACGAATGCCAGCTGCACCGCGGGCCAGACACCCGAGAAGTACTGCCTGATCGACAGTCCGTTGGTCTTCACGAGCACCGGGTAGACCACGAAGAGCACGAGCGCGAGGCCGATGTACACGGCGATCGCGAACCAGCCGAGCGACGCGAGCTTCTCCCAGCCGTACTCGACGACGGCGGCACCGATCAGGCCGAAGGTGCCGATCGGGGCGATGCGGATGATCCACCACAGCACGCGCTGGATGACCTTGAGCAGTGATTCGGTGAACGCGAGGAAGGGCTCGGCCTTCTTGCCGGCCTTGAGCGCCGCGATGCCGACGGCGACCGCGATCACGATGACCTGCAGGATGTTGAAGTTCACGCTCGACGAGAACGTGCCCTCGGCCGCGCCGGGGTTGGTGCTGACGCTGAGGCCGAGGAAGTTCTGCGGGATCAGTCCGAGGAGGAAGTTCCACCAGGTGCCGACCGTGTAGGGAGCGCTCGGGTCGAGGTCGTCGCCGGCGCGCGATCCGGGCTGGATCACGAGTCCCAGCACGATGCCGATGGTCACGGCGATGAACGCGGTGATCGCGAACCACAGCAGGGTCTGACCGGCCAGGCGTGCGGCGTTCTGCACGCGCCGCAGGTTCGAGATGCTCGCCACGATCGCGGTGAAGATCAGCGGCACGACGGCGGTGCGCAGCAGCGTGACGTACGAGCTGCCGATCGTGTCGAGGGTGGCCGAGAGGCCGTTCGGCTCGTCGCCGGTCGCGCCGAGCTGGCGGGCGATCAAGCCGGCGGCGATGCCGAGGACGAGGGCTGCGAGGATCTGGAAGCCGAACGAGGTCAGCAGCTTCCGGACGGGACCGCGGGTGTCTGGCGCCTTCGTGGCGCGGACGGTGGTGCTCATTGGATCGGGGACTCCAGAGAATCGGTGCGCGCCGTGTGCGCGCAGGTCTCCACGCTAGAAGTGCGGCGGCGGGCACTGGGCCGACATGACGAAGGATGACGGATGCCGCGGCATCCGTCATCCTTCGTCAACGGCGTCCGGCGCTACTTCGCGAAGCACTCCTCCTGCTTGTCCTGGAGGATCTGCGTGGTCATGGCCTTCTCCTCCTCGTTCTTCTGCTTGTCCTCGCCGTCGGCGATGTAGGCGAGTGTCTCGTCGCTCAGTTCGGAGTCGACGAGCGCCTCGGCGAAGCAGGTCGCCGCGTCATCAGAGATGGCATCGGGCAGCCCCTGGTCTTCATAGACCTGCTGGATGCCGTCGGCGACGTCATCGACCGTGGGGCGGGCTGACCCGCCGCAGGCTGCGAGGGAGAAGGCGAGAGCCGCGATGGGCAGCGCCAGGATGATGCGGGAGCGGGTGCGCGGAGTTCTGCCGGTGGTGATCATGCTGGCGACGGTACAGGTTCAGGGCGAACACGCCGAGGGGGTTGCGCTGCTCCGGTCGGACCTTGCGTCGGACCTTCCGGTCGCAGTTCGTGCCGCCCGGACCGAGTTTCGGCGGCACCAAGTGCGACCGCAGGCCGTTTCACGCAGGGCGAGGCCGTTCCCGGGCAGGGCGAGTCGCGGTCAGGCGAGTACAAGCAGGTCGCCGACCTCGCAGCCGAGGGCATCGCAGATCGCGCGCAGCGTCGAGTACCTGATCGCCCGCGCGCGGTCGTTCTTGAGGACTGACAGGTTCACGATGCTGACGCCGACGCGTGCGCTGAGCTCGGTCAGGGTCATCCCGCGTTCCGCGAGCAGCTCGTCGAGACGACAGTGGATGCCGGTGAGCTCGTCGTCGTTCTCGGCCGGAGTCATACGAGGCCTCTGGTGTCGTCCTCGAGCACGGCCTTCTCGTGCTGGAGGCGGATGCCCTGGCGGAACGCGGCGGCGATCAGCCCCACCGCCACGCCGGTCGCGAAGAGCGGCACGATCGACCAGAACTCGATCGGATGCGTGGGCTCTCCCGAGCCCGATCCGATCGCCGCGAGCACTCCGTTGCGTCCCATGGTCTCGAGCAGGACGATGAGCACGGGAGCGAGGGTGAGCGTCCACCCGATCGCGTCGAACGCTCTGGCGTTCCCCCGCACGAAGAAGCGGCCGCGCAGGAAGTTCCACGCCACGAGCATGATCGCGGCGATCACGACGAGGGGGGCGAGCACCCAGAGTGCGAGCGACCAGATGATCGCCGCCGTCGAGACGGCATTCACTCCCGTGGCGAACACCATCGCCTGCTGCGCGATGCCCTCGACCGAGGAGGCGCCTGAGTCGACGGTCGCACTGATCGGCTGCTCGTCGATGGGGATCGACCAGGCGATGCCCTGGTCGCGGAACGTGCCGAGAACGCGCAGCACGGTGCTGATCGCGGTGACGACGACGGCGGCGGCGCCGAAGAGGATCACGGTGATCGCATCCGCCTTCTCCGACCGGCCCGTCGTGTGCTCTGACGCGGTGTTCATCAGACGAGCCCCTTCGTGTCGTCCTCGAGAGTGGTCTTCTCGCGCTGCAGTCGGTCGCCGATCGAGAAGACAGTGGTGATGAGCGCGATGACGAACGCACCGAGGATGAAGGTGAAGGGCTCGACGCTGATGAGGGCGTTGTCGAGGCCGTTGTCGGTGATGACGGCGACCGCGGCGTTCGCGAGCATGTTGTCGAAGAAGCGCACCGCGGCGAAGCCCAGCAGACCGGTCATTCCGGCCGTCGCCACCAGGGCGGTGCTGCGGCGGCTGAACACGCGGCCGTCGAGGGTGCGTCGGGCGAGCAGGATCAGGCAGCCGATCACGACGACGATCGTGACGATCTGCAGCACTTGGCCGATGATCCCGGGCACGGCTCCGATCGCGGGCAGCTCTGTCGCGGTCAGCGTCGCGCTGTCGAGGTCGGCGGCGACGCTGCCGCCCGTGCTGAGCGGCACGTCGACCGGGGTGGCGGGGCCCGCGAACTCGACCAGCACCGGAACATCGACGCCGCGGGCGAGTTCGATGATCCGCATGATCGAGAACACGGTGATGTAGGCGGCGATCAGGGCTCCCGAGATGCAGAAGCCGATCATCGCGCCGCTGTCTCCGCGAGACAGCGTGCGGTTCTTCGTCGTTGTCATGATGCGCTCCTTATCGATCTTCGATATTACCGATAGTCGTTAACATAACGAGAATCGATAACACGCGTCAAGGCCTCCGCCGCATCGGTCTCGCAGAGGGGCCGATCAGGGCCTATCCCGCGGCGCTATGCCGACGGCGAACACGGGCATACGTCATCCGCACGGTGGTTACTCTCGATGTACAGGCGCGGAGACCGTCGCAGGACTCAGCGCTTCGCCCCAGTGCGAATAAGGAGTCACAGCATGTTCGAGAGATTCACGGACCGAGCCCGTCGAGTGGTCGTCCTCGCCCAAGAAGAGGCGAAGATGCTCAACCACAACTACATCGGCACCGAGCACATCCTGCTCGGCCTCATCCATGAGGGTGAGGGTGTCGCAGCCAAGGCGCTCGAAAGCCTCGGCATCTCCCTTGACGCCGTCCGCGAGCAGGTTCAGGACATCATCGGCCAGGGTCAGCAGCAGCCGACCGGCCACATCCCGTTCACGCCGCGCGCCAAGAAGGTGCTCGAGCTCAGCCTCCGCGAGGCGCTGCAGCTCGGCCACAACTACATCGGCACCGAGCACATCCTGCTCGGCCTCATCCGCGAGGGCGAGGGTGTCGCAGCCCAGGTGCTCGTGAAGCTGGGTGCCGACCTCAACAAGGTGCGTCAGCAGGTCATCCAGCTGCTCTCCGGTGCCCCCGGACGTGAGCCGGCTGCCGTCGGCGCGCAGTCGAACGACACCCCGAGCGCCCAGGGCGGCTCGCAGGTGCTCGACCAGTTCGGTCGCAACCTGACCCAGGCTGCACGCGACAACAAGCTCGACCCGGTCATCGGGCGCGAGAAGGAGATCGAGCGGGTCATGCAGATCCTGTCTCGCCGCTCCAAGAACAACCCGGTGCTGATCGGTGAGCCCGGCGTCGGCAAGACCGCGGTCGTCGAGGGACTCGCCCAGGCGATCGTCAAGGGCGATGTGCCCGAGACGCTGAAGGACAAGCAGCTCTACTCGCTCGACCTCGGCTCGCTCATCGCCGGTTCCCGCTACCGCGGTGACTTCGAAGAGCGCCTCAAGAAGGTCACCAAGGAGATCCGCACGCGCGGCGACATCATCGTCTTCATCGACGAGATCCACACCCTGGTGGGTGCGGGTGCCGCCGAGGGCGCGATCGACGCGGCCAGCATCCTCAAGCCGCTCCTCGCTCGTGGCGAGCTCCAGACCATCGGCGCCACCACGCTCGACGAGTACCGCAAGCACTTCGAGAAGGATGCCGCTCTCGAGCGCCGCTTCCAGTCGATCCAGGTGAACGAGCCGAGCCTTCCTCACACGATCAACATCCTCAAGGGGCTGCGCGATCGCTACGAGGCGCACCACAAGGTGCAGATCACCGACGGCGCGATCGTCGCGGCCTCGAACCTCGCCGACCGCTACGTCTCCGACCGGTTCCTGCCCGACAAGGCCATCGACCTGATCGACGAGGCCGGCGCCCGCCTGCGCCTCAGCATCCTGTCGAGCCCGCCCGAGCTGCGCGAATTCGACGAGAAGATCGCGAAGGTGCGTGAGCAGAAGGAGCTCGCCTCGGAAGAGCAGGACTTCGAGAAGGCCGCATCGCTGCGTGATGAGGAGAAGAGCCTCCTCGCGGAGCGCCTGCGCCTCGAGAAGCAGTGGCGTTCGGGCGACGTCGCGACCCAGGCGGTCGTCGACGAGGGTCTGATCGCCGAGGTGCTCGCACAGGCCACCGGCATCCCGGTCTTCAAGCTGACAGAGGAGGAGTCCTCGCGTCTCGTCTTCATGGAGAAGGCGCTGCACCAGCGCGTCATCGGTCAGGAAGAGGCCATCGCCGCGCTCTCCAAGACGATCCGTCGTCAGCGTGCAGGCCTCAAGGACCCGAAGCGCCCCTCGGGCTCGTTCATCTTCGCCGGCCCCACGGGCGTCGGAAAGACCGAGCTCGCCAAGGCGCTCGCCGAGTTCCTCTTCGACGACGAGGCTGCGCTGATCTCGCTCGACATGAGCGAGTTCGGTGAGAAGCACACCGTTTCGCGTCTGTTCGGTGCCCCTCCCGGATTCGTCGGATTCGAAGAGGGCGGCCAGCTCACCGAGAAGGTGCGCCGCAAGCCGTTCAGCGTGGTGCTGTTCGACGAGATCGAGAAGGCCCACCCGGACATCTTCAACTCGCTGCTGCAGATCCTCGAAGAGGGTCGACTGACCGATGGTCAGGGCCGCGTGATCGACTTCAAGAACACCGTCATCATCATGACCACCAACCTCGGTGCTCGTGACATCGCCGGTGGTCCGGTCGGATTCCAGATCGAGGGCGTCAACTCGACGAACTACGAGCGGATGAAGGGCAAGGTCAACGAAGAGCTCAAGCGCAACTTCAAGCCCGAGTTCCTCAACCGTGTCGACGACATCATCGTGTTCCCGCAGCTGTCGAAGGAAGAGCTCGTGCAGATCGTCGATCTGTTCACGAAGCGCCTCGGCGAGCGTCTGCTCGACCGCGACATGACGATCGAGCTCTCGCAGGCCGCCAAGGAGCGTCTCATCGAGATCGGGTTCGACCCGGCGCTCGGTGCCCGACCGCTGCGTCGCGCGATGCAGCACGAGGTCGAGGACCGTCTGTCCGAGAAGATCCTGCACGGTGAGCTGAACCCCGGCGACCACGTGAAGGTCGATGCGAAGGACGGCGGGTTCCTGTTCGAGCACGGCCCGCGCGGCGAGAAGGTCGCGGTCGGCGTCAACACCGGCGGAGCGATCTCCGGCACTCCCGACCTGGCGGTTGCCAGCGGGGAGTAGTCCTCACGACAGAAGGGGCGGATGCGAACAGCATCCGCCCCTTCTGCGTGTGATGGGAGCCCCTCACGGCCTTTCGAATCGCGCACTTCGCAGATGCCGGGCCAGAATTTCTGCATAGTGCGCTACTCGAAGGGTGTGGGCGCTCAGGGTCCGGGGAGGTCTCGGGTTCTAGGCTTGAGGATGTGAGCGACTACATCGTCCGGGCGGCGCGCAGTGCCGACATCGTCGGCATCCGTGCCCTTCTGCAGCCGATGGTCGAGCAGCGCATCCTCCTCGGCAAGGATCTGGCGGTGCTCTACGGCGCCGTGCAGGAGTTCGTCGTCGCCGAGGCAGACGGAGAACTCATCGGATGCGGCGCGCTGCACGTGTTCTGGGAGGACCTGGGCGAGGTGCGCACCCTCATGGTGCGTGACGACTGGCTGCACCACGGCGTGGGTGGCGCGATCGTCGAGCACCTCGAGCAGAACGCCCGCGTGCTCGGTCTGAGTCGTCTCTTCTGCCTGACCTTCGAGATCGACTTCTTCGGCCGACGGGGGTATACGCCGATCGGCGAGCAGGTCGTCGACCCCGACGTGTACTCGCAGCTGCTGCGCAGTGGCGACGCCGGCGTCGAGGAGTTCCTCGACCTCGCGCACGTCAAGCCGAACACCCTGGGCAACACCAGGATGATCAAGAGCCTCAACTAACCTGGACACATGCCCCGTCAGTCTGCCGCCGTCTATCGTCGTCGGCGACTGGTGACCCTGGTCGCGCTGATCCTGGTGCTCGCGGTCGTCGGCGTCTCGGTCTGGCTGCTGGTCGCACGGCCCTGGGCGGCAGCGACCGACGCGTCACCGGTTCCGACCTCGTCCTCGACGTCGACGACGGCACCGACCCCGGGCGCGGGAGCGAGCGAATCACCCGCGCCGTCGCCATCGCCATCGCCTTCGCAGTCGCAGGAGGGCGAGACGCCGACCGACGGGCCCAGCGTCGAAGAGACCCCCGGGCTCGTCGCGTGCCAGGCCGGAGATATCGAGGTCACTGCGGTCACGGATGCCGAGTCGTACCCGGCGGGTGCGCTGCCGAACCTCTCGATCTCTCTCACGAACCGCGGATCTGCCGACTGCACGATCGACGTCGGGTCGACGACGCAGCGGTTCACCGTCTCGAGCGGCGCCGATGTGTGGTGGCGATCCACCGACTGCCAGGAGAACCCGAGCAGCATGATCGCGACCCTCGCGGCGGGAGCGACGGTCACGAGCAAGGTGCCCGTGGTGTGGGATCGCACGCGGTCCAGCGTCGACACGTGCGCGCAGGAGAACCGCCCGCGCGCTCCCGGCGGAGGCTCGTCGTATCACGTGTCGGTCGAGATCGGCGGGTTCCCCGCTGCGACCACCGCGCAGATCCTGCTCTACTGATCGGTCGCGCGCCCACCCGTGCTGACACTGCGGGTTCTTTGGGATACCATAGAGATGGCTCTCTTGATCTTGCGGCGCTATGCCATCCCCAGTGGCGTCGAACCATAGCGTCCCCAGCGCTTCGACACTGCCGCCCGAGAGCCCCGGGCCCTTTCGACTGCATCCATCCCCAATGGTCACTCGAGAGGGCCCAATCTGTGTCACGGGCTCTGTGTGGTGGGTTCTCGGGTTCTTGGGTGCTTGCGGTCTGGGTGCTCGGTGCCGGGGGTGCAGGTCGGGAGCGTCGACGCTCGCACCGGAATAGGCTGGAGCCATGGCATCGAAGAAGGCGAAGTCCGGCAAGAACAAGCCCGCGCCCGAGGACTTCCGGTCGGATGCTCTCGCGCAGGCGCTCGAGAAGCAGGATATCGCCGCGGTCGCTCTGGCGCTGCGCCACGGCACCACCGTCGTGCCGCTGATCAAGCCCGGCGCCCGCGACAACCCGCTCGACAGCGGAGAGGTGTGGACCTATCGCGACCCGAACTCCGGCGACCTCGCACTGCTGCTGTTCAGCGACGCGAAGAACAAGCCGGCGAATCTGCCGCCGGGCGTCGGGATCTACAGCGCGGAGTGGTTGCGGGCATTCCTCGCCACGCATCCGATCACGACTGTGTTCTTGGACATCGCGGGTCCGCATCCGATGCAGGCGTCGCCCGAAGAGATCCTCAAGGCGCTCGACGCCTGACGCCGGGGCCGGGGGCGGGAAGGGCTGTCGGCCGGGCCGCCGAGGCATCTGACTCCTACGTCGCGACCCGTCACCGGCATCCGTTCTGCTGCGCTGCGATCGAGCAGGGTCAGTCGTGCATCTGCCGAACCTGCGGGGTCAGTTGTGCATCCGATAGGCCGGGTTCCGGTGCGGAAGTGGCCCGGCCCGGATGCGAGGTGCGGAAGTGGCCCCGCCCGGATGCGAGCTGCGACCTGTTGGGGAGGGGAACGGCGTCAGCACGACCGTGCGCGGTCACTACAGCATCCGAATCGTGCCGGTGGCGTGCGAAATCGACCATCCAGCCGGTGGAGCGCCCTGCAGGTCAGAAGGGCGGGATGTCGCGCTCGGGGCGGCGTGAGGTGTTGCGGGCGCGGACGTCGTTCAGCGCGGCGCGCAGCGTCTTCGAGCGATCGTCGACCACCTGCTCGTAGCCGAGGCGCGAGGCCTCGGAGCGGCGCTGCGCCGACTGCGTGACGGGGCGGATCTCGCCGGCGAGGCTCAACTCGCCCACCGCGGCGACGGTGCGCGGCACCCGGATCTGCTGGATGGACCCGGCCACGGCGACCGCGATGGCGAGATCGGCCGCGGGCTCGGTGAAGCGCACACCGCCGACGGTCGACACGTAGACGTCGAGGTTGCTCGTCTTGATGCCTGCGCGTCTCTCGAGGATCGCCAGCACCATCGCCACCCGCGAGGCGTCGAGACCGTGCACGACACGTCGCGGGTTCGGCGCCGAGGTGTCGATCGTGAGCGCCTGCACCTCGACAGGCAGGGCGCGGC
This window contains:
- a CDS encoding LLM class flavin-dependent oxidoreductase; its protein translation is MTSTALSVLDLVPVRTGQTSAEAISSSLDLAAVADRLGYRRYWFAEHHNMPAVASTTPPVLIAAAAMRTTQIRLGSGGVMLPNHAPLIVAEQFAALEAIAPGRIDLGLGRAPGSDPVITQLLRGSGTTSDVEQFPRNVQDIAALISGEGATVRFTSGGEYTVHATPAAGGSPEVWLLGSSDYSAQLAASHGLPYVFANHFSGQGLERALDLYRTGYQPSEEHPEPRTFLTVNVVAAPTQQEAEERALPQLRMMSRLRLNKPLIALETVEEALAAESDAATDQVVEAARSRWFVGTGESVAAEVRAFAEKHGVDEVMLSPVAGAYESEPRDAAAGRAQTLELIAAAL
- a CDS encoding DUF2795 domain-containing protein; amino-acid sequence: MHTSPDLDRFLRSMEYPATRDDLLREAARDGLGHDDRAALAQLPEQSFSAAWHIRYRLTRRALTEEFAPSASAGLVAA
- a CDS encoding Hsp20/alpha crystallin family protein gives rise to the protein MAMSLDPFSQLDRFAASVLDSVRAPRLMPVDLFRDGDRYVLHADLPGIDPGSIDVDLDGGQLTIRAQRTADGREGVRWLARERGAGSFLRQFTLGDGVDLDGISASYESGVLSVIIPVSERAKPRKIQVESIDSRQSITA
- a CDS encoding MerR family transcriptional regulator, giving the protein MTDRDPSMPVYGIAVAAQLSGVPEASLRLFEAKGLVTPARSDGGTRRYSDDDLERIRRVTGLRVEGINIVGIRRVLDLEDENAGLRDELADDRP
- a CDS encoding sodium:proton antiporter — its product is MDAEIFYVLVGAVVVAAIARWRGWPAPLLVTVVALAASFLPFVPEVEIDGHLLLNLVLPPLLYSAALDVSFVGFKRSLPQIRRLGITLVLLTAVVVGLVAWWILPSLTLPGALLLGAIVAPPDAVSAAAIGRKLGLPRRIMTVLSGESLINDATSLTLYRVFAAIIAGATLTVWDGIWQFLLAVGVGVAVGLVFGIVLHQLRMRISDPVVIGTFGLLAPFGAYAIAEHLLGSGVLAVVAMGLYVGYNSPRTDYTTRQQEAPLWLSADLLLESFVFAYIGLQFPRVLSDLGGEEVGRILALSGVVLVVVLVVRPLYVYPANLWANFQDRRRLERWDRTVESGAFDERRRDSKRWKQYSAEELRSKIVRDRMAGLQLTWKDNAVISWAGMRGVVTLATALAAADLAALDTEPSHAIVVVAFVVTVGTLLLQGLTLPLLIRGLGIASDVDDHEDEQAIAEVKAKSREAGKAYLAEKRVEWEAKYGTVDIGVFDSFTKRMTRVEKDTDEAQQVEDAVARPSYDDLASLTRGWLQVRREILLAERDAGNLDEEVMRELMTAMDAEELALDTRAATRQPGRA
- a CDS encoding dicarboxylate/amino acid:cation symporter, encoding MSTTVRATKAPDTRGPVRKLLTSFGFQILAALVLGIAAGLIARQLGATGDEPNGLSATLDTIGSSYVTLLRTAVVPLIFTAIVASISNLRRVQNAARLAGQTLLWFAITAFIAVTIGIVLGLVIQPGSRAGDDLDPSAPYTVGTWWNFLLGLIPQNFLGLSVSTNPGAAEGTFSSSVNFNILQVIVIAVAVGIAALKAGKKAEPFLAFTESLLKVIQRVLWWIIRIAPIGTFGLIGAAVVEYGWEKLASLGWFAIAVYIGLALVLFVVYPVLVKTNGLSIRQYFSGVWPAVQLAFVSRSSIGTLPLTERVTERNLGVPRSYASFAVPFGATTKMDGCAAIYPAIAAIFVAQFFGIELTLVQYLLIVLVSVVGSAATAGTTGATVMLTLTLSTLGLPLEGVGLLLAIDPILDMGRTAVNVAGQALVPTIVAKREGILDEELYNAPREGLPFADDSADDDTDAEADAEAAAATSRNEPAGTR
- a CDS encoding helix-turn-helix transcriptional regulator; the encoded protein is MTPAENDDELTGIHCRLDELLAERGMTLTELSARVGVSIVNLSVLKNDRARAIRYSTLRAICDALGCEVGDLLVLA
- a CDS encoding DUF2975 domain-containing protein, which codes for MNTASEHTTGRSEKADAITVILFGAAAVVVTAISTVLRVLGTFRDQGIAWSIPIDEQPISATVDSGASSVEGIAQQAMVFATGVNAVSTAAIIWSLALWVLAPLVVIAAIMLVAWNFLRGRFFVRGNARAFDAIGWTLTLAPVLIVLLETMGRNGVLAAIGSGSGEPTHPIEFWSIVPLFATGVAVGLIAAAFRQGIRLQHEKAVLEDDTRGLV
- a CDS encoding DUF2975 domain-containing protein, translated to MTTTKNRTLSRGDSGAMIGFCISGALIAAYITVFSIMRIIELARGVDVPVLVEFAGPATPVDVPLSTGGSVAADLDSATLTATELPAIGAVPGIIGQVLQIVTIVVVIGCLILLARRTLDGRVFSRRSTALVATAGMTGLLGFAAVRFFDNMLANAAVAVITDNGLDNALISVEPFTFILGAFVIALITTVFSIGDRLQREKTTLEDDTKGLV